tctaATTTCATtatccattgttgttgttgttgttgttgttgttgttgttgttgttgttgttgttgttgttgattctgCTTCTACTTTCTGTTTTTGTCTGCTTTTGTTTGTATCTCTgcttttggttgattttgggaAAGAAGAGAGGAGATGTATTTTTGTCCGAaggacaattttaaaattaagttaaatcTTTGGGACTATTTTGTAGCAAAAAAAGAccaaaaactaaataaaatttcgaCCTCTACGTTAGGGActaaaatcgtacttaaccctaaTTTAAATgcttaaaattctaaattaaagtTAGACCCTAATTCCGGCAGGAAGATAGATACCTACTTaaacttttgttttttttttttaattaaaattaaaatttaccgtacctttcaaattttaataatatatattgctTTGAAAGGTCCAAAAATAATGTTGAagaattatataatttttttatatattgaaACAGAAGTTTGAAATcacatattaattattatttcacCTACTtaaaattgatatatatatttaagttgaataaactttttatttaactaaCTCTTAAAGTCGTTTAATATTATGACTCTGAATAAGTTCATTGATCATGAAAATTTTTATCAGATCAATCAATTCAACTATTCAAAAAGTATGcaattttaatttacttttttaattcaACATAAAAGTTCATCTGCTCTTGAATTtgataataacaataaataataaataaagaaggtACGTAATGTAAGTATGCGTGTAAcgtacaaataaataaataaatttgatacAATAATTGCAGGAAGGATGTGGTGTCACACTCGAATGGTGTATCTTCCCATGTCTTATTTATATGGTAGAAGATTTGTGGGTCCAATTAATGGGATTATTTTGTCCCTCAGAAGAGAATTGTACACCCTTCCTTATCATCTAATCGATTGGACCCAAGCCAGAAATCTATGTGCTAAGGTACTAATTATaatgttattatattaattttatttagttaattACTTTTTTGGCCATGTATGTTTTCATTTCATCTAATTGTTAAATTCTTCATCCCATTTCGTAAAAAAAATATGTCTTAGAATTTTTGTattattcttattcttattatAATGAAAAGTGTATACTATATATCTGTTCTAATAAGTAACTAactattgttattattattattgcaggAAGATATGTATAGACAACGGTCAAAGGTGCAGGAAATAATTTGGGGTATTTTTGGTGTTCATGAAAATATGGGGGAGCCTCTTCTCATGCACTGGCCTTTCTCAAAACTAAGGCAGAAAGCATTAAATCATGTAATGCAACATATACACTATGAGGATCAAAACACAAATTACATATGCATTGGTCCTGTTAGTAAGGTAATGCTATTATTaccattatttaatttttctattattattatttactcAAAAGTTTTTAAATAAGGAATTAGTTAAAAGTAAcatgtttttatgtttttaattcatttaATGTATTAAAAATGTGAAACGAATTGGTCACATGCCTGGGACGCAGGTATTAAACATGGTTTGTTGTTGGTTGGAGGATCCAAATTCCGAGGCATACAAGTGTCACATTTCAAGAGTCAAAGACTATCTCTGGCTGGCTGAGGATGGAATGAAAATGCAGGTCCTACATTAGTTACaagagaaaaagataaataaatgttcaattttattatttaaaaatacgtaaattttttattaattaaaaatataaaaaggttttttattttttaaaatatgagaaatttaatttttttttatctaatatatataaagacaaataaattttttaaaaaaatttagatatctcatatttaaaacaaaattttttatatttttaattatttaataatttatttatttttaaaataaaaaattagagatgtatttattattttctctaatcaaataacatatttaatttcttttaacaATATGCTCTTTAATTAAGTTTACACTACAACAGTAAATATTAACCATACAAATAGTTCAATTTTGCTattaatgttaaaaaaaaagattctATTAATATGTACCctataatatattttaagaatactataaaaataatttactgAAAATTATTgaaacaataaattttttaacattttcaATGCATTGAATAcattgaaaacttaaaaaatttgtaTCATTGTACTTTCAAAATGTGTCTTTAGGGTTTACAAGATATAAGATAAGGCTTAGTTTGGGTAAGTAGTTTATttaaacttttttgaaaaaatattttaaataataaataattatattaaaagtagtttataaataagttattttatgtttagattttttgttttaaaagtacttattttataaaaatgtggTAAAAAGTAGgagaattatgagaaaaatcatttttttaacttctctataagtttttaaataatttcttaaaaaatcgtaatttagttttgaaaattacaccagatattaatattattattttttataagtcaaaaactcaaaaaaattatttttaaaacttcTCAAACAAGCCCTAAATCCTTTTAACTAAACGATAAgagtttttgttttatttattattttgtacaAGTCGTGAtatctaaaatctaaaataattataaaaaaattggtataaatattttatcaatGTTAACCGTGAGAGATCacatttacttttttaattgtggaaaaaaattgagaaaatttaTTATACAGGAGAATGGATCCTCTcgattttcatttttattttttctcccaAATTTTGACAAACACTTGAGTATTAATTAACTTCATTTTAGTGCAAATTCTTATGATAGTTCCATGCATGTCAGGGATATAATGGTTCTCAACTTTGGGATGTTGCTTTTTCTGTTCAAGCAATCTTGGCTACAAACCTTGATGAAGAATGTAGTTCAATGCTTAAGAAGGCAAACAATTTCATAAAATGCTCACAGGTACAATAAAGttagggaagaagaagaagctaaatttaatagttaaattaAATAGAGTGTGAAATTTGGTTAAACATGGTTTGGTTTTGAAGGTTACAAGGAACAGCTCCGGCGACCCCAGCCGGTGGTTTCGCCACATTTCGAAAGGTGGTTGGCCTTTCTCAACCGCTGATAATGGTTGGCCTGTATCAGATTGCACTGCTGAAGGCTTGAAGgtcataaataaattaatttactCATTCATTAAGACCTCAACTTATTAGGagttacattatttatttaatttagattcATTTAAGTAAAACacataaaatttaaatgatGTTTTATTGATATACTAATCAAAATAGATTAGATAACAGTTGAAcatttaaacaaattttaagctaagttaataaatttgaaaaagttCTTAAATGAAGCAAGTTACGTCGGCAGTGATTAATTATGATGTTTGAGCTGTCTACATTGATTGCAGACTTCCATTTTGTTATCAAAGTTGCCATATGAGACTGTAGGAGAAGCAATAGAAACACACAGATTGTTTGACGCTGCTAATCTCATTTTATCCATGCAGGTACCACACTAATTATAATGCATATATATCTTGAAATCTCTTAGTTCCAAAAACTGAAGGTTAAAAAAGAAACCATGGtccaaaatgacaaaaaaagaaaaggaattcATGCATCACTAGCTGATTCATGATCCAGCTCAGACATTTTTCAATTGAAAAATCTAAGAGACTATAGGCTAGTAGCGTTAATTTTAGTGACTTAGCAATTTGGAGAAGAAAACAGAATAaacattaaatttttaaaataaataaataatctttgtcttatattagtaattttattgattacaaatttttaaatttattactttttacTACATTATTTAATCAGCATTTATTTGTACGAAAAAGTATTTTATACAAGTCTTTACAAGTTATTATATTAACGCGCTTGAACGTTACTGCACgttctttttcctcttcctcttcttctttttttctttcgtttcttactttctctttctccttcttcaaccgttactgcacaatttcactgcatcgtcttcttcttcttgctacacattcttcttcctcttcctcctcttcttcttcttcttttctttcgttttttgccttctctttctccttcttcatttacgtgcttttctctttattttcttttttcgttattcttgatttccattatttttttatatcaagctctgaaatcatttttgaagaagaagaagcagcagaatatgaggaggagaaagagaaagagttctgaattatgcataaagtGTCCTTTGGGTGtgttttctataatcgtttgggtgtattttctgtaattgtttgggtgtatttctgaagtttcattattttcaaaacgatttcaaagcttgatttcagaaaccatgaaaatcgaaaaaaagaagtaagaataccagtaataaacgagcaaaacaactaatgaaaaggcaaagagaataacgaagaaatatcgtttgggtgtattttctataatcgtttgggtgtatttctgaagttctattattttcaaaacgatttcaaagtttgatttcagaaaccatgaaaatcgaaaaaaaagaagcaagaataccagtaataaatgcaagtaaaacaactaatgaaaaggcaaagagaataacgaagaaatatcgtttgggtgtattttctataatcgtttgggtgtattttctataatcgtttgggtgtatttctgaagtttcattatcttcaaaacgatttcaaagcttgatttcagaaaccatgaaaatcgaaaaaaaacgaagcaagaataccagtaataaacgcaaataaaacaattaatgaaaaagcaaagagaataacgaagaaatacatggaggaggaggaagaagaagaagaaggagaagaagaggaagaggaagaggaagaggaagatgagttgttcataatccacggtgagtgaagaagaagaagaagaagaagaagaggaagaggaagaggaaaaggaagatgaagatgagttgttcataattcacggtgagtgaagaagaagaagaggaagaggaagaggaagaggaagaggaagaggaagaggagtcgttcataattcacggtgagtgtagcgctttggaaattaaataacgcattaaaagactctaatgtgtagcaacttgtaaaacttgtaagtcaaaaagacttgtatgtgtagcaagcCTCTAACGATAAATAAGAGAGAACGAAAAGAATATTTactcaattataaaaaaatatattcaaatttagaattttaaatcaTAATCTTATAAATTTACCAATTAAATAACATGTCATGCACTAATATGCGCGAACAATTTACAATTCAACTACGTAGATATACTCTTCACAAAACATATTTTACATGTGATGTAGTGCATACACATTATTTTACATCATGACGCCATGATCATGACTCAATCAATTTACTCTTCAATTTTATTACAGAATATTAATGGTGGGTTCGCATCCTATGAGCTTACAAGATCATATGAATGGCTAGAGGTAGCTTCTACTCTCCTGAAAAAGGATTAGGAATCTTCTTTTTTTAAACTCATTTGGTTCGTTGCTTCTGTCACAGGAATTGAATCCAATTGAAACATTTGCAGACATCATGATTGACTATCAGTATGTAACTATGAATTACATTAATTGCATGATTACTTGTTCTTTAGATTAATGATAAGTGAGTTCTTCCTTTTAAATGTCATCACTTTATAGATATGTGGAATGCACATCAGCAGCAATTCAAGCTCTTGCTTTATTCAGACAAGAATATCCAAAACACAGAAAGATGGAAATAGAAACTTGCATTGCCAAAGCAGCAAACTATATTCAAAGCATACAGTTACCGGATGGTTCATGGTTtgcaatttttattattattttcttattaaCCAACAAAACTCACTTCATTTTGTTCATATCACACCCAATGCAAACTAATTGAGAAATGTCATTTAAACATtcttttttcgatttttttttttatttacaaaatacaaaaggaACATAAGTACttctcaaaaaaatatttactaaaCCAATCCTAAAAAATTTGGATCAAGATCCTCTAAAGTGAGGAAGTTGGTAAAGTTGTTAGGTAAAAAGTTCATGACTCTTAAATTAAGATAGTGAACACACATTtcataaaaattacaaaatcaacGGTGATTAACTCTCCACTTTACTAACTTTTTTACTAACTTTTTCACTTTAGAAGATCCAAATTCAAAAAGTTTAGCTGAAATAAGACAACATAAAGAACAAGAGACAAGGAAAATTAGGCAGAACTCttgataatttattttgtagttttttttttagtttttataacAATGATTATCTTAAAAGTGAACTTTCTGAGTAAATGATTATCTTAAAGTCAAAAGGtattaatatttgaattttaccAGGTATGGATCATGGGGAATTTGCTTTACCTATGGCACATGGTTTGGAATTAAGGGACTGATAGATGCAGGCAAGACCTACCAAGATAGCCACAGCATTAGAAGAGCATGTGATTTTTTGCTTTCCAAACAGCTAACTTCTGGTGGCTGGGGAGAGAGCTATCTCTCATGCCAACAAAAGGTTTTATCAACCTTACACCTAATGACTTTGTGCTTTAATAAGAAACTATATTTTCCCCCCTTGTGTATATCAAGTTGATTTATCTCCTTCCACCATTGAATGGAGTATGAGATCCAATTGCTCAAGTCAGTTCAATACATGAGGGGAATAAAAAGAGTTCATATAACTCAATGAAGAACCGATAGCTATCGTCTAGATACATTAAATTTTCAATAAACACAAAAGGTGAAAACGACAATTATTTTCAACCGGAGGGAGTtgcattattttaaaatagttgCACTACTctaagcatagcttttttttttcttgtcaCCAAATAAATAGAACAAAAATGTGCACAGGTATACACAAATTTGGAAGGAAACAAGTCCCATCTAGTGAACACTGCTTGGGCTATGTTGGCACTTATTGAAGCTGGACAGGTATACTATGGCAAATATAAATTGAGTTCAATGTGTAGAACCTATCTTAACTATTTGGAAAACTAATACTAAGATGAATGAAATCTATGGTTTAGGCTCAGAGAGATCCATCCCCACTGCATCGTGCGGCTAAGCTTTTGATTAATTCACAAATGGAAAACGGGGAGTTCCCTCAACAGGTAACAAGTACCAACCATATACTTAGGGAATTTCTTTGATCAATAATAAAATCGGATGAAAAGTGAAgactaactaatttttttagagAAATGTTCATTACGCAtaatgttgttttttttttctatcgaaaaaaaaaaaaatcttcacTCTAAACCCAACTTCATAAATTCACCATAACATTACCCATATGTGTGTGTGAGAGATAAGAATAAGAATCAAATTGTCATCCACTAAAATTATCAAAAGAGATAAGAATCAATTTGTCATCCACTAAAATTACACCTTTCATCTTGctcattaaaataaaatttgaggTGGGAATTTGGAGGGGGAAAAAAGGTTAGTGTGTTAAAACTGCTTACACCATGAATTTGCATGAATTAGACCCTATATGGGGTTAGAGTGCCTAATTGTTGTACCTTGTTAAATTGCAGGAAATACGAGGAGTGTTCAACAAGAATTGTACCATCAATTACTCAGGATATAGAAACATATTTCCCATATGGGCACTTGCAGAATATAGGAGTCATGTAATGCTTGATCCTGGCAAAAGCTCAATGGAAACTGTATAATAATCAAGTAAAGAAACAACTTCATTAACTATATTACCCCTTTGGCTGTAAAGAAATATGGTATGGGGGAAGAAAAAATTGAACATTAAAGCTGTAAAATTTctattgaataaatcactcatgGAATCAATAAGTTGCAATTTTACTGATACAAAATcttgtttcaaaattttctcAATGCTCGTATCTGGACTATGGAGCCCTAGTATGCAAAACTATAATTCCTTGGTATAAACCTCATCCACCAGATTTGACCAATTTGCTGCCCTGATTTCTTCACTCCAAGAAATGTTGTGTAGAACAAATGCTTTTTAACTTTACCGCTACTCAGTTCAATGATTTGCTTTCATCTTGTCTATATTACTTAATGGCCGTTAATTGAAGTTTCAAAATTGAGGGCTTTGTCATAACTAAATATGGGAATTACTAAGAAAGCCAACCACACATCTTACACTTTGAAACATTTTATCTACCCTCTGCCACACATTGCACTGAATATCAAGAAGCTTCCGAACCCTTTCTTGTAAGTGTGAATGCTGCCGAATTGTCTCACCATGTATCTGGCAACAGGAAGCGTGGTACAGAAATTGTAAACATACAATCAGAAAAACAAATATTTCTCATTTATTGAACATGTGTCTATGAACAGTCAAAACCACCCAACAATGAAAAAGGAAGTCTCTGACCTTCAAAAATAACCTGATGACAGCTTGTAGGAACTCAAAATTATTTCTGCAGGAGAGCTCATGGATGAAATAATCCATAAGCTGTTTAATCGATACTAACTCCGGTCTATTCTCACCTTGTTCATCATCATTGTCGTCAATTATCTGAAGCATTCGAAGTTCCATATCCAGAGTTGACGGAGATAATCCTTTGATATAATCAGTGAATGCGCCATCTGCAACATGGAAAATCAAGAAAGTTATGATGCACTTACAAGGCACTTTCAAGAGAATGAACACTATTGAATTAATTGCCGGTGAAATAAACATATGATATTTATACAAGAACAAAATAGTTGGGTTCTTACAGTGATCTGAAACGTTTGAGGATTGAAGAAGATGCAGAAAACGGGATGACGTTGAATCTAATCTTGTCTTTTTCATTTGTTTACCATCCCTCTCTTCAACTGATAACTTACCAGGCTCAAACAATATTTCTCCAGATAGAGATGGAACTGAAGGCAAGAAAAATGGGGCTTTTTCGGGTTTCTTTGGAGGCTCAATAGGTTTATTGCGTATCTGGAATTAAGAGTTTGTTATACAACAATCAGGAGAAATATAAGTCACTTGAGCAAAATATAAATGAAAATGAAGGAAAATAGGTTTCACAAAAATGTCCATAGCATGAGAACTGAGAAGAATGTTGCCGAGAAGTAAGTGCATACCTTTATAATGTCTAAATTAATCAAGCTTTGCCAATGGCTCTTTGGCAGCAGTGAGAGTGTGACCAAATCAGGTATTTGATTAACTTGACTTGGAACATGTGGAgcatctttaggttgagaagcATTCACCACCTCATCCAACTGCTCAACTTGAGAATGTTCTGTGGAAGATATAGATGGCAACTTGACACTCACCACCTCTTTCCCACTTGCATATGAATCAACAGTTGAAGTACTAGAGAACATTGTTTGGTTTACCCTGATAAAAAGTGTCAGCATAAAAGAGGGTTTCTAATTAAGTAGAACACTTTTTTTCCATTTGATGTCATTATCATTTAAATAAAGGTTTAGCTAACATGTGTCATAAGGGCACATGATAAGACTACTATTAATAGAATGCTTTAAATGTTTTCACTTAATAAATGAAAAACAAATGCATTGAAAACTTAAATTTTGTGTGTTTTCAAGAAAAATTCTCTTGATTTATCATCTTAACATGTGCCCTTAGGACACAAGTTAGATAAACCCTTTAAATAATCACATCAACTCTTCCCATTCAGGAATTTTATTTCAGAAATTAATGTCACTTAAGCCCTAACATCAACTTTTCCCATTCAGAGTTATTAATCTCGGAAATTAACAACATTGTGTGTGTGAAACATTATGGGAAACGTAAAAAGTTCTCCACAAAGTGGTTATCACCCATGAGGAATGAATTAAGAAACTCACCACAGGTAAACCCCATTTTGATCAACATGAGCAGTTGCTAATATATCCATGTTTGGGGAAAGAGATAATGCTGTAATAGGCACATTAACTTGAATTGCATCTGTCTGTCTTGCTAAGATCACATCCCAAATTCTAAGACTTCCATCCAACTAGATGACAAAAGCCACTTCCCATCCTCACTGAAGCACAAGTCTGTTATGCGATCAGTGTGACCATCAAACTTACGAACTAATCTAAGAGCCACAACATCAAACAATCTGATTGCTAAATCATTTGCTACCGTAGCCAGGAGACCTACAAAAATCATTAAAACAGTTCAAATCACATAGATCCAACAGTATGAATTATAAGGCAGAAATTTCTTCCAGTCtcttctaaattttttttctctttaaaaacagaagataaaagattaaaaaaaaatattatgatgATAAACAATTTACACGAATATGGGGGGATATGGAATGTAGTAAGAACTCAATTTACCGTTATAACGATGATAAACAATCTTAACAACAGAAGAACCAATCTCCCATCTGGATTTAAGTTCACGTTCTTTGAAATCCCAAACCTGCAGAGACATTATAAATGAGGATTTCCAGTCTAATGTCACAATATTAAACTAAGTGATTGTGCATTGTTTGTTAACTTCAACGAGTGCCAATTACAGCTGCTTCCAGATAAGAAATATGAACCTTTATATCTCCTTGATATCCTGCACTTATCATGAGAGTGTTAGTTGAGTCACATGCGACTCCAACCACTTCACTGTCATGAGCACACCTTAGTGATTCTGACATGTCAATGTAAGCACCCCGAGGTAGTCCAGATTGTAGGTTAAACCTTTCAATCCAACCACCTGCTGTCCCTAGGATGGCGAAATTGCCACATGCACTGATGGCGCAAGCCTGTTGAAATATGATAGTAGTCAATCAGAATCATTGTTAGTCAAAAGGTTAAATTATACCGTTTTTCCCCCCAAGAAGTGATCTAAAGACACTTTTTAAATAATCAGAAGTGGAAAatattcaaagaaaaatgaaaaataatgcTCAAGTTCTCAATTAACTAGGCATTTTACTTTTCATTGATTGTTTTCTTTGTCCAATTTCTCACTAAGTGCCCTTAATGCACTAcatagaaaatcctagagaTAATGAATAAAGTGAGATCCTAACCTTTACAGGTGTTGGATTTTCTGGGCAGGGATTCAATATATGTTCACCAAGAACAAAATTTTGAAGTCTCCACACATATGCCTGAGCAGTATCCATATGACAAGTAACTACGTTGCACCAATCACGTTCTCGAATTTCAGCTGAAGTTTGTATAAGAAATAAGAGGATTTGAAACAGATAGCAGCAGATTATAATATAATACACCAAGTGTAAACCAGCAAAATTCAATCATAGAGATTTTGATTTTAAGGAGCTTGGTGGTCGTAGATCTATATGACTAGgcgatttttttatttactttcaATTTATATACTTATACACAAGCCTTTAAGGCTGGATTCCCCACTGTAATTCAGATTCTACATTAATATACATCAGTTTCAATTCCATTTCTTCAGCAAAATTAGAACTGAATGAATAGTAGCAGAGAAATAACCCACCACAATCAAATGCAATCACGGGCTTcaactttatttcttcttcCCGTATAAACACATACACGAAATGAGGGATGAAAAATCTATTCAAAACAAGAAGCACAAAGACCTATGACTAACAATTAATATCATATAGTTTCCGACCTAATCATGACTATTGAACTGAATGCTTTAAGAACTAGAAAGCATAAtcacaacataaaaataaaaataagccAGATTAAGAATACCAAAATTACAAATTTAGGTATCCGAGGTCATAAGATGTTTTCACTAGTAAAACACACATTTATATATCTTTGTAATTATCATACTAAGTCTCTAAACAAAACATTAAGAATTTACAGAGGAATATTAAAGCAAAAGCAATGCTTTCACAAGCTCTGCTAAGCAACAATAAGGAAAGCATGAAACACCAACCATACCTTTACTTCAAGTTTCTTGGCTCGTCTAGAAACATTGTGCTGAGAAAGCTCTCTACTTTGTTGATCCTATCAAAGAAACGCATTGCAAACACCATAAACATGTTATATATGGGGAAACCAATTGATGAAATTAATACACAGAAAATGCCAAATATagagaggaaaagaaaatataCATGCTAACAACGCTTGCAGGGAGAAAATGCAAaattccttttctttctttctttcactCTCTTTTTTGAGGGGATGTTATTTTGTTAGGCATTAATGAACGACTAGCTTTTGTTGGACCATTGAGTGTAGATAATAGTGGCACCAACCTGAACTACAGAGAAAAGCCGAAATGCACGATCCTGACCAGCAGAGAGAATATGTCTTCCATTTGCATAAAACCTGCCATATGTAATTTGCAGGTGTGCCGTAGGTCATGAGACATGCCAAATTAGAagtgcaaaaattaaaaacattatCATATGatagaatggaagaagaattaACGTGGCTAAAACGTAAAAGGAGGAAGCAAGTAGACTACACATAAGAATCCATTGGCTGCACATCATGTAGAGGTCAAACAATCTTGTTCCACACACATGACAATCACAAAGAATATAAAGATGTCCTCCATCAGAAGAAAAACTAGAAGTTCCATCATTACTTTCTAACCCAAGTGCAAAAAGATTAACGTCCGTTCAAGGAATAGAGAACAAATAAAGGAGCAgcatatttcaaaaaaattgcTTCAGAATATTTAATATTAACAATGATAGAGAACATTCACAACAAAGTTGATAAAAAATTCCCCAAATAAACTAACACCTGGAAAATAATCATTACTTTATGCAAAGGGGAGAAGCACTATGGCCGCTTCGAAAGCGCAAAAGACGAGGGTCGCCATCAGTCGTATCGAAAATCCACATCTGAGcaagcataaaataaataaataaataaagcaaCATATTTCAATGAAAATTTATATATGCATGATGCAAACATGTATGTAtcttccaaaaagaaaaaatgtcaCCTTAATAGAATTATCTGCTGAAGAACTCATAAGCACTGGCTCATTTGCAAAAAAATGTAGTGATGTGATCACACTATCATGAGCCTCTCTTACAACTGACTGGAGCCTTTTCTTTTCCAGATTCCATACGCTTATGACACCTGATGAACCTCCAGAGGCTAGAAGGGGTTGCCCATCTAAGCCAGATAAAATAATCCACCAACAAAATCAACACAAAACACCAAAAGGCACTAAAAGCCTGAAGAATAGAGGCAGCTCCATATTTGATTTATTATGCAAAATATCACACACTTACCAGTGCAGAAAGATAAGGCAGTGACAGAACCTCGTGTAGAATGTGTAAATGTAACCAATTCTTCATCATAACGAATGTTATGAACATGAATGCTTCCATCTGCACACCCAACTGCAACGACATCTAGAGCAGGGGAGGAAACACAACAGGTGATCGGTGAATCCCATCCCTTAAACtcaaatatctttttctttgtgCTAATGTTCCAAAGCTGCATAGGACCTTGCTCGCTCCCAACGAGAACCTATTGCATATTTCTCAATCATAAAGGAACTAAGGAAGTCTTAACTCTAAATGTCACTTTCACTTAACTCCTTAATTAGCCTGTGACTACAATTGCAGCCCCAGTAAAGCCTATTGCCCTATTCATTCTCAACTGAAAATTAAAGCCTACAATGTCTATTTAATCTT
The genomic region above belongs to Arachis stenosperma cultivar V10309 chromosome 5, arast.V10309.gnm1.PFL2, whole genome shotgun sequence and contains:
- the LOC130979845 gene encoding LOW QUALITY PROTEIN: uncharacterized protein LOC130979845 (The sequence of the model RefSeq protein was modified relative to this genomic sequence to represent the inferred CDS: inserted 1 base in 1 codon); the encoded protein is MGIFEPFRAIGCITSGVPVSVQRLGTETFVTVSVGKAFQIFNITALASFKEYTFVAYGHDIAVFKRAHQVATWSKHSEKVKLLLLFGDHVISVDIRGNMFLWEFKGVMDQNPSPFGHILLDQSFSRSCIMHPDTYLNKVLVGSEQGPMQLWNISTKKKIFEFKGWDSPITCCVSSPALDVVAVGCADGSIHVHNIRYDEELVTFTHSTRGSVTALSFCTDGQPLLASGGSSGVISVWNLEKKRLQSVVREAHDSVITSLHFFANEPVLMSSSADNSIKMWIFDTTDGDPRLLRFRSGHSASPLCIKFYANGRHILSAGQDRAFRLFSVVQDQQSRELSQHNVSRRAKKLEVKEEEIKLKPVIAFDCAEIRERDWCNVVTCHMDTAQAYVWRLQNFVLGEHILNPCPENPTPVKACAISACGNFAILGTAGGWIERFNLQSGLPRGAYIDMSESLRCAHDSEVVGVACDSTNTLMISAGYQGDIKVWDFKERELKSRWEIGSSVVKIVYHRYNGLLATVANDLAIRLFDVVALRLVRKFDGHTDRITDLCFSEDGKWLLSSSXDGSLRIWDVILARQTDAIQVNVPITALSLSPNMDILATAHVDQNGVYLWVNQTMFSSTSTVDSYASGKEVVSVKLPSISSTEHSQVEQLDEVVNASQPKDAPHVPSQVNQIPDLVTLSLLPKSHWQSLINLDIIKIRNKPIEPPKKPEKAPFFLPSVPSLSGEILFEPGKLSVEERDGKQMKKTRLDSTSSRFLHLLQSSNVSDHYGAFTDYIKGLSPSTLDMELRMLQIIDDNDDEQGENRPELVSIKQLMDYFIHELSCRNNFEFLQAVIRLFLKIHGETIRQHSHLQERVRKLLDIQCNVWQRVDKMFQSVRCVVGFLSNSHI